Proteins from a genomic interval of Scophthalmus maximus strain ysfricsl-2021 chromosome 22, ASM2237912v1, whole genome shotgun sequence:
- the si:ch73-196l6.5 gene encoding riboflavin transporter 2, with amino-acid sequence MSLLTHLLACLFGMGSWVSINGLWVELPMIVPQIPEGWYLPSYLSVLIQMANVGPLFVALMHRFRPGALNETAVIYVIIGLGTAASFLLSFFWRETVVVAGVPRSVALLVLTFFLAAVDCTSSVTFLPFMMRLKPQFLTTYYIGEGVSGLLPALVALIQGVGVVHCINTTRALNHTLDSSSGPVTSDLQAQYQPANFSVEVFFYVLSAMMLVSLAAFLLLNYHPAVAREHPGGRHKNGSEEEAQKGRNWAEQKPMMDPYRPEANQKRRSSFGSGTYSWTQVLYIFAILAWANALTNVVLPSVQSYSCMPYGNNAYHLSATMAAVSNPLACFIAVFLPIRSLLLMGALTVVGSGVGAFIMGMAALSPCPLLVDHTSGGVIMVLAWVAFVLTLSYVKVIIGVILRDEGHGALVWCGAVVQLGSLLGAVTMFPLVSVFSFFSSGDPCNTKCP; translated from the exons ATGTCCCTCCTCACGCACCTGTTGGCCTGCCTGTTCGGTATGGGCTCCTGGGTGTCCATCAACGGCCTGTGGGTGGAGCTGCCCATGATTGTCCCCCAGATCCCGGAGGGCTGGTACCTGCCTTCGTACCTCTCGGTCCTCATCCAGATGGCCAACGTTGGGCCCCTCTTCGTGGCCCTGATGCATCGCTTCCGGCCCGGCGCCCTGAATGAGACCGCGGTCATATACGTGATCATCGGCCTGGGCACCGCGGCGAGCTTCCTGCTGTCCTTCTTCTGGAGGGAGACCGTCGTGGTGGCAGGCGTTCCCCGCAGCGTGGCCCTCCTCGTCTTGACTTTCTTCCTCGCCGCCGTCGACTGCACCTCCTCCGTCACCTTCCTGCCCTTCATGATGCGCCTCAAGCCTCAGTTTCTGACCACCTACTACATTGGGGAGGGTGTGAGCGGCCTGCTGCCTGCTCTGGTGGCTTTGATCCAGGGCGTTGGGGTGGTCCACTGCATTAACACCACACGGGCCCTGAACCACACCCTGGACTCTTCCAGCGGCCCcgtcacctctgacctccaagCCCAGTATCAGCCAGCGAACTTCTCCGTCGAGGTGTTTTTCTACGTCCTGAGCGCCATGATGCTGGTGAGTCTGGCGGCTTTCCTGCTGCTGAACTACCACCCGGCTGTGGCCAGGGAGCATCCCGGCGGGCGACACAAGAACGGATCGGAGGAGGAGGCTCAGAAAGGCAGGAACTGGGCCGAGCAGAAGCCCATGATGGATCCGTACCGGCCCGAAGCAAACCAGAAGCGCCGAAGCAGCTTTGGCAGCGGGACTTACAGCTGGACGCAGGTGTTGTACATCTTCGCGATTCTGGCGTGGGCCAACGCGCTGACCAACGTGGTGCTTCCCTCGGTGCAGTCGTACTCGTGCATGCCGTACGGGAACAACGCCTATCACTTATCAGCCACCATGGCCGCGGTGTCCAACCCCCTGGCCTGCTTCATCGCCGTGTTCCTCCCGATAAG ATCCCTGCTGCTGATGGGCGCCCTCACGGTGGTCGGCAGTGGAGTTGGAGCTTTCATCATGGGCATGGCGGCGCTGAGTCCCTGTCCCCTCCTGGTTGACCACACCTCGGGTGGTGTCATCATG GTGTTGGCCTGGGTCGCCTTCGTCCTCACTCTGTCCTACGTGAAGGTGATCATAGGCGTGATCCTGCGCGACGAGGGCCACGGCGCCCTCGTGTGGTGCGGGGCCGTGGTGCAGCTGGGCTCCCTGCTGGGAGCCGTGACCATGTTCCCCCTGGTCAGCGTGTTCAGCTTCTTCTCGTCGGGGGACCCCTGCAACACAAAGTGTCCCTGA
- the slc52a2 gene encoding solute carrier family 52, riboflavin transporter, member 2, whose translation MSGSWWSGAAVTHGLMALFAMGSWVSVNSLWVELPVVVKVLPEAWNLPAYLSVLIAFGNLGPIAVTVTHHCAPGRLNERLVIHCIQALAVVAAALLAVFWSHTVTIAGENRSLPFMLFTFVLSLVCCTSNVTFLPFTFRYPPQYIRTFFIGQGLSALFPCIVALGQGVSKLECKTVNGTVHPEYLKERFPAQNFFWFLFVMLVVSALSFLALSRRQTESQQDDAPPAADGAAATKNGGETHPLHNGGSPVSEEHVHVEEQPPAQTFWTSRNIYLLSLLAVSNALTNGVLPSVQSFTCLPYSTMTFHLSVVFGNIANPLACFLAMFVVLRTSMGLGFLSLAGGVFAAYLMGVAALSPCPPLMGNPAGQALVVVSWIIFTGLFSYLKVVIGTLLHEEGHAALLWCGIAIQAGSLVGALTIFPLVNVYQVFARAQECVDNCS comes from the exons ATGTCCGGCAGCTGGTGGAGCGGCGCCGCGGTGACCCACGGGCTGATGGCTCTGTTCGCCATGGGCTCCTGGGTTTCCGTCAACAGTCTGTGGGTCGAGCTGCCGGTGGTCGTCAAGGTGCTGCCCGAAG CGTGGAACCTGCCTGCCTACCTCTCGGTATTGATAGCCTTCGGGAACCTGGGTCCGATCGCGGTGACCGTCACTCACCACTGTGCCCCGGGGCGACTGAACGAACGCCTGGTCATCCACTGCATCCAGGCGCTAGCGGTGGTGGCGGCCGCTCTCCTGGCCGTCTTCTGGTCGCACACCGTCACAATAGCGGGAGAGAATAGGTCGCTGCCGTTCATGCTCTTCACCTTTGTGTTGTCGTTGGTCTGCTGCACGTCCAACGTCACCTTCCTGCCCTTCACGTTCCGCTACCCCCCTCAGTACATCCGTACTTTCTTCATCGGTCAGGGCCTCAGTGCCTTGTTTCCGTGTATCGTGGCCTTAGGGCAAGGCGTCAGCAAGCTGGAGTGTAAAACTGTCAACGGCACGGTGCATCCAGAGTACTTAAAGGAGAGATTTCCCGCTCAGAATTTCTTCTGGTTCTTGTTTGTCATGCTAGTGGTCTCGGCTCTGAGCTTCCTGGCTTTGTCGCGGAGACAGACCGAGTCGCAGCAAGACGACGCGCCGCCGGCGGCCGATGGCGCGGCGGCGACGAAGAACGGAGGGGAGACGCACCCGCTGCACAACGGAGGGTCGCCGGTGTCCGAGGAGCATGTGCACGTGGAGGAACAGCCGCCAGCTCAGACATTCTGGACCTCACGAAACATCTACCTGCTGTCGCTGCTCGCCGTCTCCAACGCCCTCACCAACGGGGTCCTGCCGTCGGTGCAGAGTTTCACCTGTCTGCCCTACAGCACCATGACCTTTCACCTCTCCGTGGTCTTTGGCAACATAGCGAACCCCCTGGCCTGCTTCCTGGCCATGTTCGTCGTCCTCAG gaCCTCCATGGGTCTTGGGTTCTTGTCTTTGGCAGGCGGAGTGTTTGCTGCATATCTCATGGGCGTAGCAGCGCTCAGCCCCTGTCCACCGCTCATGGGAAACCCTGCTGGTCAAGCTTTAGTG GTCGTCTCCTGGATCATCTTCACCGGCCTCTTCTCGTATCTGAAGGTGGTGATTGGGACTTTGCTTCACGAGGAGGGTCACGCCGCCCTGCTGTGGTGCGGCATCGCCATCCAGGCCGGCTCCCTGGTCGGAGCCCTCACCATATTCCCCCTGGTCAATGTCTATCAAGTGTTTGCCAGAGCTCAGGAGTGTGTGGACAACTGCAGTTAG
- the LOC118292383 gene encoding uncharacterized protein LOC118292383 translates to MEEGQDFSLCGKAAVTEANLRDEYFWKLVADFIGPQSGEGLELEQAPCKNRLLIQVGLMREDNNFPWIAIVSWLKTIFPRHYSADFRRLIERGIAATSSLGSEARLTFLESDANFNFVGPICDSIGVERQHLLEMRDFSERAQSIEVTNGLILELSNFVTREKIAPVVIVSWLRNFNAEFCKNGNIQVAYRILKAKIKKLKQYYHNYETRSNRRNVAMENLLQSPFELVRKKTPRFLAKKRMRRDDYEKVKIKEEYESYEIMQGEGSEMSRGIIKKVILKEHVSVRDESDEDSKESSSGEETLDSKGEALTLLDIAMLSVQKLSSVYGGKTATCKQVSLDLLKNHYNLTCKEHPAMAEFESKLESLGEDVSLASPVVFLNYNANFLVEVHDAVEQHITSFEKEITLSTGEKLGRDKLPKFKNFVNMTESATSRYIHMACGVLSPGTSDWQNYRKHWVAFCEEKKNPSRIAVNRSNRFNNYFEAAAGLIHHHKEIAPFFSDLLSLDNDECPNVILESVAADANDSVIQSLVCVMAIVYCKVLGPYWQLLKSGGEYSLFGKYMLCLYQKFLDWSKDPSTLLEPEEATNVFLQFPLQEKTFEGVFDFCGQWHTNRDMIRACLKRAIKVIAAVTEEHLKDFLPGGKFSQLPSPDLSSQMVSCTFSVLMAEYPYGNAYHHKKKRPGKPSKCSSHKNSSTDSSQEDDESESCDDDDDDSDKSFDSQAKRYSHSGQKDASSTKREKSVTVHQEEIVENMDRDYIIAMVSRNRGPCKTQQDVDKMMLRFDGKTRAEKREAIRCEILYQKMILNNTDPNLDCLFRNSTEMVIKLKLALPRVKPGYSLVLEPKRTKQKPVLQDPAAASSSMGGLGYR, encoded by the exons ATGGAGGAGGGCCAGGATTTCTCGCTGTGTGGAAAAGCAGCTGTGACTGAAGCCAATTTGA gagATGAGTACTTCTGGAAGCTTGTTGCAGATTTCATTGGTCCTCAGTCGGGGGAAGGATTGGAGCTTGAACAGGCACCGTGCAAGAACAGACTTCTGATTCAAGTGGGACTTATGAGAGAGGATAATAATTTTCCATGGATTGCCATTGTTAGTTGGCTCAAGACAATTTTCCCCAGACACTACTCAGCTGATTTCCGACGCTTGATTGAAAGAGGCATCGCAGCGACGTCGAGTTTGGGAAGTGAAGCGCGGCTGACCTTCCTGGAATCAGATGCCAACTTCAACTTTGTCGGCCCGATATGTGACAGCATTGGAGTTGAACGACAGCATCTTTTGGAAATGAGGGATTTCTCAGAGCGGGCACAGTCAATCGAAGTCACAAATGGATTGATTCTTGAGTTGAGCAACTTTGTCACGAGGGAGAAAATCGCCCCAGTCGTCATAGTTTCTTGGCTCAGAAACTTCAACGCAGAGTTTTGTAAGAACGGGAACATTCAAGTGGCGTACAGAATTCTCAAGGCCAAgataaaaaagttaaaacaataTTACCATAACTATGAAACGAGAAGTAACAGGAGGAATGTGGCGATGGAGAATCTGCTTCAAAGTCCATTTGAACTGGTGCGGAAAAAAACGCCAAGATTTCTCGCGAAGAAACGTATGAGAAGAGATGATtatgaaaaagttaaaatcaaGGAGGAGTATGAGAGCTATGAAATCATGCAAGGTGAGGGCTCTGAAATGAGCAGAGGCATCATAAAGAAGGTGATACTGAAAGAACACGTTTCTGTACGTGATGAAAGCGATGAGGATTCGAAAGAATCCAGCAGTGGAGAGGAAACATTGGACAGCAAAGGAGAGGCGCTGACCCTGCTTGACATCGCAATGCTGTCCGTCCAAAAGCTGTCGAGTGTGTACGGCGGGAAAACTGCAACGTGCAAGCAGGTTTCCTTGGATCTCCTCAAGAACCACTACAATCTGACGTGCAAGGAGCATCCAGCCATGGCAGAGTTCGAGAGCAAACTCGAGTCACTCGGCGAGGACGTTTCGCTGGCCTCGCCTGTGGTGTTTTTAAACTACAACGCCAATTTCCTCGTGGAAGTGCACGACGCGGTCGAGCAGCACATTACGAGCTTCGAAAAAGAGATCACCCTCTCGACGGGAGAGAAGCTGGGCCGCGACAAGCTTCCCAAATTCAAGAACTTTGTGAACATGACAGAAAGCGCCACTTCACGCTACATTCACATGGCTTGTGGTGTCCTAAGCCCGGGAACCTCGGACTGGCAGAACTACAGAAAACACTGGGTAGCCTTCtgcgaggaaaagaaaaacccgTCCAGAATTGCAGTAAATCGCTCCAACCGATTCAACAACTACTTCGAAGCTGCTGCAGGTCTCATTCACCACCACAAAGAGATCGCCCCTTTCTTCTCTGATCTGCTGTCGCTGGACAACGACGAATGTCCCAACGTCATTCTGGAGAGTGTCGCTGCTGATGCCAACGATTCCGTGATTCAGAGCCTTGTGTGTGTAATGGCCATCGTCTACTGCAAAGTCCTCGGTCCCTACTGGCAGCTCCTGAAAAGTGGAGGCGAGTATTCCCTCTTCGGCAAATACATGCTCTGTCTCTACCAAAAGTTCCTCGATTGGTCCAAAGACCCTTCGACTCTCCTGGAGCCCGAAGAGGCCACGAATGTTTTTCTGCAGTTCCCGTTGCAAGAGAAAACCTTTGAGGGCGTCTTTGATTTCTGCGGGCAGTGGCACACAAATCGGGACATGATCAGAGCTTGTTTGAAGAGGGCAATAAAGGTGATCGCAGCCGTCACCGAGGAACACCTGAAGGATTTCCTGCCTGGAGGTAAATTTTCCCAACTCCCTTCGCCAGATTTGAGCTCACAAATGGTAAGTTGCACGTTCTCCGTACTGATGGCGGAATACCCCTATGGCAACGCATACCATCACAAGAAGAAAAGACCCGGAAAGCCCTCAAAGTGCTCCTCACACAAGAACTCGTCAACGGATAGCTCTCAGGAAGATGACGAGTCTGAGTCAtgtgatgacgatgacgacgactcCGACAAATCTTTCGATTCGCAGGCTAAAAGGTATTCACACTCTGGCCAAAAAGATGCTAGCAGCACTAAAAGGGAGAAGTCGGTGACGGTCCACCAAGAGGAGATTGTGGAGAACATGGACAGGGATTACATAATAGCTATGGTGAGCCGAAACAGAGGGCCGTGCAAAACGCAGCAAGACGTCGACAAGATGATGCTGCGCTTTGACGGGAAAACCCGGGCGGAGAAACGAGAAGCGATCCGCTGCGAGATCCTTTACCAGAAGATGATCCTCAACAACACGGACCCAAACCTCGATTGCCTTTTCCGCAACAGCACAGAAATGGTGATAAAGCTGAAGCTCGCACTGCCACGTGTTAAACCTGGCTACTCTCTTGTTTTGGAACctaaaaggacaaaacaaaagcctgTGCTCCAAGACCCGGCTGCAGCAAGCAGCAGCATGGGAGGGCTGGGATACCGTTAG